One Streptomyces sp. R28 DNA window includes the following coding sequences:
- a CDS encoding FUSC family protein encodes MLTGTSTRLPLAGVLRLGRPPEIWFKPALSVVVAVAPPNLALLVLDRLDLAMYTMAGSLCALYAHNRPYAARARALAWVVLGMLTGLATALVAASLTASAVVLVTVGSVLAAVQKVLCDATRIGPPGNVVLTFISSAALFAPQSLAQIPGHLALAAAAGAWAWLVGMAPGLLRPHGPERRATAAALDAAAAYVETGGTGEDRARAHTTAAAAVQAARQSLYSAGRPCETRRALERLVVRAEVALAAPADADPGLLRTWARQVRGSRPVPEVDDLAGLGTELSSPSRPLWRRLGPLAPLAVRTALGCALAGYLSLALGIGRPYWALVTAASLYQANLTLTWGRGVQRVVGNLLGVLLFAALVPVAHTGEVALVLCCLALNFGAEALIGRNYWLGSVCVTPLALLITEFTGFQEPGRLITERVVDTLVGALVGLAAAVAVPDRRRQRVVRAERTGPRTLAATGRSQGPCPDQRTGDTTEGVRP; translated from the coding sequence CTGCTGACGGGTACGAGCACTCGCCTTCCGCTCGCCGGAGTGCTGCGCCTCGGCCGGCCCCCGGAGATCTGGTTCAAGCCCGCCCTGAGCGTGGTCGTCGCCGTGGCCCCGCCCAACCTCGCCCTCCTGGTGCTCGACCGGCTGGACCTGGCGATGTACACGATGGCCGGGTCCCTGTGCGCGCTCTACGCCCACAACCGCCCCTACGCCGCCCGGGCCCGCGCCCTGGCGTGGGTGGTGCTCGGCATGCTCACCGGTCTCGCCACCGCACTGGTCGCCGCCTCCCTCACCGCGAGTGCCGTCGTACTGGTCACCGTCGGCTCGGTACTGGCCGCCGTGCAGAAGGTCCTCTGCGACGCGACCCGCATCGGCCCGCCGGGCAACGTGGTCCTCACCTTCATCAGCTCCGCCGCTCTGTTCGCCCCGCAGTCCCTCGCCCAGATCCCCGGCCACCTCGCGCTGGCCGCCGCTGCCGGCGCCTGGGCCTGGCTCGTCGGCATGGCACCCGGCCTGCTGCGACCGCACGGCCCGGAGCGCCGGGCCACCGCGGCCGCCCTGGACGCGGCCGCCGCGTACGTCGAGACGGGCGGCACGGGCGAGGACCGTGCGCGGGCCCACACCACCGCTGCCGCCGCCGTACAGGCCGCCCGGCAGTCGCTGTACTCCGCGGGCCGCCCCTGCGAGACCCGCCGCGCCCTCGAACGCCTCGTCGTCCGCGCCGAGGTCGCCCTCGCCGCACCGGCCGACGCCGACCCCGGGCTGCTGCGCACCTGGGCCCGGCAGGTGCGCGGCAGCCGACCTGTGCCGGAGGTCGACGACCTCGCGGGCCTCGGCACCGAACTCTCCTCACCGTCCCGCCCGTTGTGGCGCCGCCTCGGCCCCCTGGCCCCGCTCGCCGTGCGCACCGCCCTCGGCTGTGCCCTCGCCGGTTACCTCTCCCTCGCCCTGGGGATCGGCCGCCCTTACTGGGCCCTGGTCACCGCGGCCTCCCTCTACCAGGCGAACCTCACCCTCACCTGGGGCCGTGGTGTCCAGCGCGTCGTCGGCAACCTGCTCGGCGTCCTCCTCTTCGCCGCGCTCGTCCCCGTCGCCCACACCGGCGAGGTCGCCCTCGTCCTGTGCTGCCTGGCGCTCAACTTCGGCGCCGAGGCGCTGATCGGACGCAACTACTGGCTGGGCAGCGTCTGCGTGACCCCGTTGGCGCTGCTCATCACCGAGTTCACCGGGTTCCAGGAGCCGGGGCGGCTGATCACCGAGCGGGTGGTGGACACCCTGGTCGGCGCGCTGGTCGGACTGGCAGCCGCCGTGGCCGTGCCCGACCGGCGCCGGCAGCGGGTCGTGCGCGCCGAGCGGACCGGACCCCGTACGCTCGCGGCGACGGGGCGGAGTCAGGGGCCGTGCCCGGACCAGCGCACAGGCGACACGACGGAGGGCGTACGGCCATGA
- a CDS encoding DUF5134 domain-containing protein has protein sequence MHGPASHGWLLVALCAATGAYCLLRMRSHVEEQRRAAGGEALMGFGMAAMAVPAAWFTPPSWAWPAYAAVFGAAALHALWSARAGAHHLHHLVGASAMVYMAVAMAASPGHESGHGGSGVPLVTGALLLYFMGYVLLSGVRLVPVAAGGGGLGWGDRPELARACRLSMGIAMVAMLLTL, from the coding sequence GTGCACGGACCGGCTTCGCACGGCTGGCTGCTGGTCGCGCTGTGTGCGGCGACCGGGGCCTACTGTCTGCTGCGGATGCGCAGCCACGTCGAGGAGCAGCGCCGGGCCGCGGGTGGCGAGGCGCTGATGGGCTTCGGCATGGCGGCGATGGCGGTGCCCGCCGCGTGGTTCACGCCGCCGTCGTGGGCCTGGCCCGCCTACGCGGCCGTGTTCGGCGCGGCCGCGCTGCACGCCCTGTGGTCGGCGCGGGCGGGTGCACACCATCTGCACCACCTGGTGGGCGCCTCGGCCATGGTCTACATGGCGGTCGCGATGGCCGCCTCACCCGGCCACGAGAGCGGGCACGGCGGTTCCGGGGTCCCTCTCGTGACGGGCGCTCTGCTCCTGTACTTCATGGGGTACGTACTGCTGTCCGGCGTCCGGCTGGTGCCCGTCGCCGCGGGTGGCGGGGGCCTCGGGTGGGGCGACCGGCCGGAGCTGGCGCGGGCCTGCCGGCTGTCGATGGGGATCGCGATGGTGGCGATGCTCCTGACCCTCTGA
- a CDS encoding phosphatase PAP2 family protein, translating into MHTQSVESPPHPPAERSTARWAGVLALCSALLLALVAVRWYPLMNLDGDIAETTHRWAVDEAGVTQAFRILTDWVWDPWTMRILAAAVAIWLVWRRAARWTAVWLVATCALATAIQQTLKAVVDRPRPVWPDPVDSAHYAAFPSGHAMTATVVCGLLLWLLHHYGVARALWRTAAAVAVISVAGVGLTRVWLGVHWPTDVVGGWLLGALVVVLAVRVHARQRS; encoded by the coding sequence ATGCACACGCAGTCCGTCGAGTCCCCGCCCCACCCGCCGGCCGAGCGCAGCACCGCCCGCTGGGCCGGTGTCCTGGCCCTGTGCTCCGCGCTGCTGCTCGCCCTGGTCGCGGTCCGGTGGTACCCGCTGATGAACCTGGACGGCGACATCGCCGAGACCACACACCGCTGGGCGGTCGACGAGGCCGGCGTCACGCAGGCGTTCCGCATCCTGACGGACTGGGTCTGGGATCCGTGGACCATGCGCATCCTGGCCGCGGCGGTCGCGATCTGGCTGGTGTGGCGCAGAGCTGCCCGCTGGACGGCCGTATGGCTGGTGGCCACATGTGCGCTCGCCACAGCGATCCAGCAGACCCTGAAGGCCGTGGTCGACCGCCCACGCCCCGTCTGGCCCGACCCCGTCGACTCCGCCCACTACGCCGCCTTCCCCTCCGGCCACGCCATGACGGCCACGGTCGTGTGCGGGCTGCTGCTGTGGCTCCTGCACCACTACGGCGTCGCACGCGCCCTGTGGCGTACGGCCGCCGCCGTGGCTGTGATCTCCGTGGCTGGTGTCGGTCTGACCCGTGTGTGGCTCGGCGTCCACTGGCCCACGGACGTCGTCGGCGGCTGGCTGCTGGGCGCGCTGGTCGTGGTGCTGGCGGTGCGGGTGCACGCCCGTCAGCGGAGCTGA
- a CDS encoding HAD family hydrolase produces the protein MTAVLFDFSGTLFRVESTESWLRGALAEAQVELAEAELVKAAQALEVMGALPGGIDPSWLPEDVASVWGVRDKSAELHRAAYTGLSRHVQLPDDRLHDVLYDRHMAPAAWDPYPDAAEVLGTLRERGIGIGVVSNIGWDLRPVFREHGLDPYVDAYVLSYEHGIQKPDPRLFATACAKLDADPRDVVMVGDNRRADGGAAALGCAVHFVDHLPAAQRPDGLRPVLDLVSAAARTDK, from the coding sequence ATGACCGCAGTTCTGTTCGATTTCTCCGGAACCCTTTTCCGTGTCGAGTCCACCGAGTCCTGGCTGCGCGGAGCGCTCGCCGAGGCCCAGGTGGAACTCGCCGAGGCCGAGTTGGTCAAGGCGGCGCAGGCGCTGGAGGTGATGGGGGCGTTGCCGGGCGGGATCGATCCCTCCTGGCTGCCCGAGGACGTCGCGAGCGTCTGGGGGGTGCGGGACAAGAGCGCGGAGCTGCACCGGGCCGCCTACACCGGACTCTCCCGGCATGTGCAGCTCCCCGACGACCGGTTGCACGACGTGCTCTACGACCGCCACATGGCACCGGCCGCGTGGGACCCGTACCCGGATGCGGCCGAGGTGCTGGGGACGCTGCGCGAGCGGGGCATCGGCATCGGAGTGGTCAGCAACATCGGCTGGGATCTGCGGCCGGTCTTCCGGGAGCACGGACTCGATCCGTACGTGGACGCGTACGTGCTGTCGTACGAACACGGCATCCAGAAGCCCGACCCGCGCCTCTTCGCGACCGCCTGCGCGAAGCTCGACGCCGATCCGCGTGACGTCGTGATGGTCGGCGACAACCGGCGGGCGGACGGTGGTGCTGCGGCCCTGGGCTGCGCGGTGCACTTCGTGGACCACCTACCGGCGGCTCAGCGGCCGGACGGATTGCGGCCGGTGCTGGATCTCGTGAGCGCTGCTGCCCGGACGGACAAGTAG
- a CDS encoding TetR/AcrR family transcriptional regulator, producing MSPRSASVNEELRRRSRERLLQAAVELVGERGYEATTLGDIADRAGSARGLVSYYFPGKRQLVQSAVHRLMHRTLEEALEREPRTEDGRERMARVIDAILGLARDRPVLMRQHMAGILQSEGFVQCPEQRRLAELLRDTCVRYGSRDVDADYPMLRALLMGAVYAALVPGVPMPVPVLRAELFKRYRLEWESGAPPDSEAGPGGTCDTDLSRYFATGATPGDQDRQSK from the coding sequence ATGTCCCCGCGCAGCGCCTCGGTCAATGAAGAGTTGCGGCGGCGTTCCCGGGAGCGGCTTTTGCAGGCCGCGGTGGAGCTGGTCGGCGAGCGCGGCTACGAGGCCACCACGCTGGGCGACATCGCGGACAGGGCGGGCTCGGCGCGCGGCCTGGTGTCGTACTACTTCCCCGGCAAGCGTCAGCTGGTGCAGTCCGCCGTGCACCGGCTGATGCACCGCACGCTGGAGGAGGCTCTGGAGCGCGAGCCGCGCACCGAGGACGGCCGGGAGCGGATGGCCCGGGTCATCGACGCGATCCTGGGCCTGGCCCGGGACCGGCCCGTGCTGATGCGCCAGCACATGGCGGGGATCCTGCAGTCCGAGGGCTTCGTGCAGTGCCCGGAGCAGCGGCGCCTGGCCGAGCTGCTGCGGGACACCTGCGTACGGTACGGCTCGCGGGACGTCGACGCCGACTACCCGATGCTGCGCGCGCTGCTCATGGGAGCGGTCTACGCGGCACTGGTGCCCGGGGTGCCGATGCCCGTGCCGGTGCTGCGGGCCGAGTTGTTCAAGCGCTACCGGCTGGAGTGGGAGAGTGGAGCCCCGCCGGACTCGGAGGCCGGGCCCGGCGGGACGTGCGACACGGATCTGTCGCGGTACTTCGCCACCGGGGCCACCCCCGGGGACCAGGACCGTCAGTCGAAGTAG
- a CDS encoding LVIVD repeat-containing protein, which translates to MILFSNPRTRRRRLAVAAAAAGLLAALLTAQPAAATPDPGDGPVAEQEVSEGTRAEVREALADGEIPGQDEIVHSDNIKHLANVPKDALPGTNSDLAFQGRYAFAGNYDGFRVFDISDPTAPKTVAQVLCPGAQNDVSVSGNLLFLSTDSSRSDSSCNSTTQPVTEKSSWEGMKVFDISDKSNPKYVAAVETACGSHTHTLVPERKNVYIYVSSYSPNATYPDCQPPHDGISVIKVPRKAPEKAAVVGFPVLFPGEGPDGGGNPGAPTNPGVSKTTGCHDITVLPSKDLAAGACMGDGILFSIADPEHPTVIDRVQDNVNFAFWHSATFNQKANKVVFTDELGGGSAATCNAQIGPDRGADGIYDVVGKGDKRKLVFRNYFKIPRHQADTENCVAHNGSLIPVKGKDIMVQAWYQGGISVWDFTDSANPKEIAYFDRGPVSTDTIRSGGSWSAYYYNGYIYSNEIARGFDVLKIDDRRTDPARWVKTRELNVQTQPDYFD; encoded by the coding sequence GTGATCCTGTTCAGCAATCCTCGAACACGGCGCAGACGCCTGGCAGTTGCCGCTGCCGCCGCCGGACTTCTCGCCGCGCTGCTCACCGCGCAGCCGGCCGCCGCGACCCCCGACCCGGGGGACGGCCCTGTCGCCGAGCAGGAGGTCTCCGAGGGAACCCGGGCCGAAGTGCGGGAGGCTCTCGCGGACGGCGAGATACCCGGTCAGGACGAGATCGTCCACTCCGACAACATCAAGCACCTGGCCAACGTCCCCAAGGACGCGCTGCCCGGCACCAATTCGGACCTCGCCTTCCAGGGCAGGTACGCCTTCGCCGGCAACTACGACGGCTTCCGTGTCTTCGACATCAGCGACCCGACGGCGCCGAAGACGGTCGCGCAGGTCCTGTGCCCCGGCGCGCAGAACGACGTCTCCGTCTCCGGCAACCTGCTGTTCCTGTCCACCGACTCCTCGCGCAGCGACAGCAGTTGCAACAGCACCACACAGCCCGTGACCGAGAAGTCCTCCTGGGAGGGCATGAAGGTCTTCGACATCAGTGACAAGTCCAACCCGAAGTACGTCGCCGCCGTGGAGACCGCCTGCGGCTCGCACACCCACACGCTGGTGCCCGAGCGCAAGAATGTCTACATCTACGTCTCCTCGTACTCGCCGAACGCCACCTACCCGGACTGTCAGCCGCCGCACGACGGCATCTCGGTGATCAAGGTGCCGCGCAAGGCCCCCGAGAAGGCGGCGGTCGTGGGTTTCCCGGTGCTCTTCCCCGGTGAGGGTCCCGACGGCGGCGGCAACCCGGGTGCGCCCACCAACCCCGGCGTCTCGAAGACCACCGGCTGCCACGACATCACCGTGCTGCCGTCGAAGGACCTGGCCGCGGGCGCCTGCATGGGCGACGGCATCCTGTTCTCCATCGCCGACCCGGAGCACCCGACGGTCATCGACCGGGTCCAGGACAACGTCAACTTCGCGTTCTGGCACTCGGCAACTTTCAACCAGAAGGCGAACAAGGTCGTCTTCACCGACGAGTTGGGCGGCGGCAGCGCGGCCACCTGCAACGCGCAGATCGGCCCGGACCGCGGTGCCGACGGCATCTACGACGTCGTCGGCAAGGGAGACAAGCGCAAGCTCGTCTTCCGCAACTACTTCAAGATCCCCCGCCACCAGGCGGACACCGAGAACTGTGTCGCCCACAACGGCTCGCTCATCCCGGTCAAGGGCAAGGACATCATGGTCCAGGCCTGGTACCAGGGCGGCATCTCCGTGTGGGACTTCACCGATTCGGCCAACCCGAAGGAGATCGCCTACTTCGACCGGGGCCCGGTCAGCACCGACACCATCAGGTCGGGCGGCTCGTGGTCGGCGTACTACTACAACGGCTACATCTACTCGAACGAGATCGCCAGGGGCTTCGACGTCCTGAAGATCGACGACCGGCGCACGGACCCGGCCCGCTGGGTCAAGACGCGTGAGCTCAACGTCCAGACCCAGCCGGACTACTTCGACTGA
- a CDS encoding DUF305 domain-containing protein, with translation MHISRVGHEHVTKATLRRARFATASLAALAVLALGGCDSDSDPKSAAQSGPSVIAPGKPGESNRMLSAEEAARQRAEDDSPNSADVAYARMMIEHHAQALKMTELAPDRAESAKVKALAGRISAAQGPEINAMKGWLKKHGKAEKADKSDGHQHASMPGMATEAQLAKLRAARGAAFDELFLTLMITHHEGAITMATDVKGQGNNIAIEEMADEVVAQQTSEIARMRDML, from the coding sequence ATGCACATTTCAAGGGTGGGTCATGAACATGTAACGAAGGCGACCCTCCGCCGGGCTCGCTTCGCTACGGCCTCACTGGCCGCCCTGGCCGTGCTCGCGCTCGGCGGCTGCGACTCCGACTCCGATCCCAAGTCGGCCGCACAGAGCGGGCCTTCGGTGATCGCGCCGGGCAAGCCCGGCGAGTCGAACCGGATGCTGTCCGCCGAGGAGGCCGCGCGGCAGCGGGCCGAGGACGACTCCCCCAACTCGGCGGACGTCGCCTACGCACGGATGATGATCGAGCACCACGCCCAGGCCCTGAAGATGACCGAACTCGCCCCGGACCGGGCCGAGTCGGCGAAGGTCAAGGCCCTCGCCGGGCGGATCTCCGCCGCACAGGGGCCGGAGATCAACGCCATGAAGGGCTGGCTGAAGAAGCACGGCAAGGCCGAGAAGGCCGACAAGAGCGACGGCCACCAGCACGCCTCGATGCCCGGCATGGCGACCGAGGCACAGCTGGCGAAGCTGCGCGCCGCGCGGGGAGCAGCGTTCGACGAGCTCTTCCTCACCCTGATGATCACCCATCACGAGGGCGCGATCACCATGGCCACGGACGTGAAGGGGCAGGGCAACAACATCGCGATCGAGGAGATGGCCGACGAGGTGGTCGCTCAGCAGACGAGCGAGATCGCGCGGATGCGGGACATGCTCTGA
- a CDS encoding DUF6214 family protein — MSVWPAWEVRDGAGATAWFEVRLEFGDGAHVDALAVVAEGCVSIEDVRAEPALSLDDLTALADWIEAPLFDACGIGTEPDREDLGPSPDRTAWPGGVEGQWLVAQKYRAAQEEGADPVLAVMSATGHGRRKSLRLIGQARDAGFLTRRRAPR; from the coding sequence GTGTCCGTGTGGCCCGCGTGGGAAGTGCGGGACGGTGCCGGTGCCACGGCGTGGTTCGAGGTCCGGCTGGAGTTCGGCGACGGCGCCCACGTCGACGCGCTCGCCGTGGTGGCGGAGGGCTGCGTCTCCATCGAGGACGTACGGGCCGAGCCCGCGCTGTCCCTCGACGACCTGACGGCGCTCGCCGACTGGATCGAGGCTCCGCTCTTCGACGCGTGCGGGATCGGGACCGAACCCGATCGCGAGGACCTCGGGCCCAGCCCGGATCGGACGGCCTGGCCGGGAGGTGTCGAGGGGCAGTGGCTCGTCGCGCAGAAATACCGTGCGGCGCAGGAGGAGGGGGCCGACCCCGTCCTCGCGGTGATGAGCGCGACGGGACACGGTCGCCGCAAGTCGCTCCGGCTGATCGGCCAGGCGCGCGACGCGGGCTTCCTGACACGGCGCCGAGCTCCCCGCTGA
- a CDS encoding nucleobase:cation symporter-2 family protein — protein MTTTAPVHPVDEVPPARQLAAFGLQHVLAMYAGALAVPLIVGGAMKLSPADLAYLITADLLVCGIATLIQCIGFWRFGVRLPIMQGCTFAAVSPMVLIGTTGGGLPAIYGSVIVAGLAIVLLAPVFGRLLRFFPPLVTGTVILIIGLSLLPVAGNWAAGGVGSPGFGEPKNLALAAFVLAVVLGVQRFAPVFLSRIAVLIGIVVGLAVAVPFGFTDFGGVGDADWVGISTPFHFGAPTFEFSAILSMLVVALVTMTETTGDFIAVGEMTDRKISPRSLSDGLRADGLSTVLGGVFNTFPYTAYAQNVGLVGMTRVRSRWVVATAGGILVLLGLLPKLGAVVAAIPAPVLGGAGLVMFGTVAASGLRTLTQVDFKGNNNLTVVAVSVAMGVLPVGVPTVYAKFPDWFQTVMNSGISAGCLTAIVLNLLFNHLPAKAGSGTAEADGLAGGGVEKAVEESREEAV, from the coding sequence ATGACCACAACCGCGCCCGTACACCCCGTCGACGAAGTCCCACCCGCGCGCCAATTGGCCGCCTTCGGCCTCCAACATGTACTTGCGATGTACGCGGGCGCGCTCGCCGTACCCCTGATCGTCGGCGGCGCGATGAAACTGTCCCCCGCCGACCTGGCGTACCTGATCACCGCCGACCTCCTGGTGTGCGGCATCGCGACCCTCATCCAGTGCATCGGCTTCTGGCGGTTCGGCGTGCGGCTGCCGATCATGCAGGGCTGTACGTTCGCCGCCGTGTCGCCGATGGTGCTGATCGGCACCACGGGTGGCGGACTGCCCGCGATCTACGGCTCGGTGATCGTCGCGGGGCTCGCGATCGTGCTCCTGGCGCCGGTCTTCGGCAGGCTCCTGCGATTCTTCCCCCCGCTCGTCACGGGCACCGTGATCCTGATCATCGGCCTCTCGCTGCTGCCGGTGGCGGGCAACTGGGCGGCGGGCGGCGTCGGTTCACCCGGCTTCGGGGAGCCGAAGAACCTCGCGCTGGCCGCGTTCGTGCTCGCGGTGGTGCTCGGTGTGCAGCGGTTCGCGCCGGTGTTCCTGAGCCGGATCGCCGTGCTGATCGGCATCGTGGTCGGGCTCGCAGTGGCGGTGCCGTTCGGGTTCACCGACTTCGGTGGGGTCGGGGACGCGGACTGGGTCGGGATCAGCACGCCGTTCCACTTCGGGGCGCCCACCTTCGAGTTCTCGGCGATCCTCTCGATGTTGGTTGTGGCTTTGGTGACCATGACCGAGACGACCGGCGACTTCATCGCGGTCGGGGAGATGACGGACCGCAAGATCTCGCCGCGTTCCCTCTCGGACGGCCTGCGCGCCGACGGCCTGTCGACGGTGCTGGGCGGTGTCTTCAACACCTTCCCGTACACGGCGTACGCGCAGAACGTGGGGCTCGTCGGCATGACCCGCGTGCGCAGCCGCTGGGTGGTCGCGACGGCGGGCGGCATTCTCGTGCTGCTCGGCCTGCTGCCCAAGCTGGGCGCGGTGGTGGCGGCGATACCGGCGCCGGTACTGGGCGGTGCCGGTCTGGTGATGTTCGGGACGGTGGCGGCGAGCGGCCTGAGGACCCTCACCCAGGTGGACTTCAAGGGCAACAACAATCTGACGGTGGTGGCCGTTTCCGTGGCCATGGGTGTGCTGCCGGTCGGTGTGCCGACGGTCTACGCGAAGTTCCCGGACTGGTTCCAGACGGTGATGAACAGCGGGATCAGCGCGGGCTGCCTGACGGCGATCGTGTTGAACCTGCTCTTCAACCACCTGCCCGCGAAGGCCGGTTCAGGCACCGCCGAGGCGGACGGCCTGGCGGGCGGCGGCGTCGAGAAGGCAGTCGAGGAGTCCCGGGAAGAGGCCGTCTAG
- a CDS encoding ArsR/SmtB family transcription factor — MTSPAVSSRDLPHPAREEIRLEGVLHALSDPMRLRIVRELAAVGDELSCSHFDLPVTKSTTTHHFRVLRESGVLQQVYRGTAKMNGLRKDDLDGLFPGLLDCLLDAAARQAVRLGGA, encoded by the coding sequence GTGACCAGCCCCGCTGTCAGCAGCCGAGACCTCCCGCACCCCGCGCGTGAGGAGATCCGTCTGGAAGGCGTGCTGCACGCGCTCTCCGACCCGATGCGGCTGAGAATCGTGCGAGAGCTCGCCGCCGTCGGCGACGAGCTCTCCTGTTCGCACTTCGACCTGCCCGTGACCAAGTCCACCACCACGCACCACTTCCGGGTGCTGCGCGAGAGCGGTGTGCTCCAGCAGGTCTACCGGGGCACGGCCAAGATGAACGGCCTGCGCAAGGACGACCTAGACGGCCTCTTCCCGGGACTCCTCGACTGCCTTCTCGACGCCGCCGCCCGCCAGGCCGTCCGCCTCGGCGGTGCCTGA
- a CDS encoding NADH:flavin oxidoreductase/NADH oxidase codes for MSALFETYTLRDMTIPNRVWMPPMCQYSAAPDGPDMGAPNDWHFAHYAARAAGGTGLIIVEATGVSPEGRISPYDLGIWNDTQVEAFRRITRFLVSQGTVPAIQLAHAGRKGSTDQPWRGGGPVGPDAHGWQPVAPSAVAFADGHPVPSELTVAEIQEIVGQFADAARRALAAGFEVAEIHGAHGYLINEFLSPYSNHRTDEYGGSYENRTRFALQVVDAVREVWPDDKPLFFRISATDWLDEDGWTADDTVRFAADLQAHGIDLLDVSTGGNASGARIPVGPGYQVPFAARVKAETSLPVAAVGLITDAEQAEKIVANGEADAVLLGRELLRSPSWARHAARELGGDVHVPDQYHRSV; via the coding sequence GTGAGTGCGCTCTTCGAGACCTACACCCTGCGCGATATGACGATCCCGAACCGGGTGTGGATGCCCCCGATGTGCCAGTACTCGGCCGCGCCGGACGGCCCCGACATGGGCGCCCCCAACGACTGGCACTTCGCGCACTACGCGGCCCGTGCGGCCGGCGGCACGGGGCTGATCATCGTCGAGGCCACGGGGGTCAGCCCCGAGGGCCGGATCTCCCCGTACGACCTGGGCATCTGGAACGACACGCAGGTCGAGGCGTTCCGCCGGATCACGCGTTTCCTGGTGTCGCAGGGCACCGTGCCGGCGATCCAGCTGGCCCACGCCGGCCGCAAGGGCTCGACCGACCAGCCGTGGCGAGGCGGTGGGCCGGTGGGGCCGGACGCGCACGGGTGGCAGCCGGTCGCGCCGAGCGCGGTCGCGTTCGCCGACGGGCACCCGGTGCCGAGTGAGCTGACGGTCGCCGAGATCCAGGAGATCGTGGGTCAGTTCGCGGACGCCGCGCGCCGGGCCCTCGCCGCCGGATTCGAGGTCGCTGAGATCCACGGCGCCCACGGCTATCTGATCAACGAGTTCCTCTCCCCGTACTCCAACCACCGCACCGACGAGTACGGCGGCTCGTACGAGAACCGCACGCGTTTCGCGCTCCAGGTCGTGGACGCCGTACGGGAGGTGTGGCCGGACGACAAGCCGCTGTTCTTCCGCATCTCGGCGACCGACTGGCTGGACGAGGACGGCTGGACCGCCGACGACACGGTCCGCTTCGCCGCCGACCTCCAGGCCCACGGCATCGACCTGCTCGACGTCTCCACCGGCGGCAACGCCTCCGGTGCCCGCATCCCTGTCGGTCCCGGCTACCAGGTGCCGTTCGCCGCTCGGGTGAAGGCCGAGACCTCGCTGCCGGTCGCCGCGGTGGGGCTGATCACCGACGCCGAACAGGCCGAGAAGATCGTCGCGAACGGCGAGGCGGACGCCGTCCTGCTCGGCCGCGAGCTGCTGCGCAGCCCGTCGTGGGCGCGGCATGCGGCACGGGAGCTGGGCGGGGACGTGCATGTGCCGGACCAGTACCACCGGTCCGTTTGA